In Cryptococcus gattii WM276 chromosome A, complete sequence, one genomic interval encodes:
- a CDS encoding ATP-dependent RNA helicase ded1, putative (Similar to TIGR gene model, INSD accession AAW41314.1): MAATDVNGLASQMNSVNLNGAAQKPQKPAYVPPHLRNRAAPPAAAPPAAPAAYRPSPTGLPTPATTPPTRHSVPVALSEDDVSGWGAQPRVRKTFEHGAPPGFGSWKNGQHVVGARNTRMEKEMYGEVGDGLHQSTGINFDKYADIPVEVSGKGVPEPVTEFTNPPINPVLLENVKYARYTTPTPVQKYSIPIVADGRDLMACAQTGSGKTGGFLFPILSALFTYGPSAPPVEQDTGYGYRRTKKVYPTALVLAPTRELVSQIHEEARKFAYRSWVRPAVVYGGADIGSQMRALDRGCDLLSATPGRLVDLIERGKISLANVKYLVLDEADRMLDMGFEPQIRRIVDEEDMPGVLDRQTLMFSATFPREIQNLARSFLKEYIFLTVGRVGSTSENITQRVEYVDDQDKRSLLLDLLLAEQSGGLILVFVETKRMADTLCDFLCSRRHNATSIHGDRTQREREAALYAFKSGRAPILVATAVAARGLDIPNVTHVILYDLPNDVAEYTHRIGRTGRAGNVGTSTAFFNRGNSNIGKDLIELLKEANQEVPQWLVEISSERSFGGGGGGGGGYRGGRGRSTGGGGGGRMGGRDMRQGGGGGGGGYGGGGYGGGARTGGGYGGGGGASWGNGGGFPPAGGDSGASWW; the protein is encoded by the exons ATGGCCGCTACCGATGTCAATGGACTCGCGTCCCAAATGA ACTCCGTTAACCTTAACGGTGCCGCTCAGAAGCCTCAGAAACCTGCCTACGTCCCTCCTCACTTGAGGAACCGTGCCGCTCCTCCCGCCGCTGCCCCTCCTGCGGCCCCCGCAGCCTACAGGCCCTCTCCCACCGGTCTCCCCACCCCTGCCACCACCCCTCCCACCAGGCATAGCGTTCCTGTCGCCCTTTCCGAGGACGATGTCAGTGGATGGGGTGCTCAACCTCGCGTTAGGAAAACTTTCGAGCATGGTGCTCCTCCTGGATTTGGCAGCTGGAAGAATGGCCAGCACGTTGTTGGTGCTAGGAACACGAGGATGGAAAAGGAGATGTATGGTGAAGTGGGAGACGGATTGCACCAG TCCACCGGTATCAACTTTGACAAGTACGCCGATATCCCCGTCGAGGTCAGCGGCAAGGGCGTTCCCGAGCCTGTGACTGAATTTACCAACCCCCCTATCAACCCCGTCCTTCTCGAGAACGTCAAGTACGCTCGATACACCACCCCTACCCCTGTCCAAAAGTACTCCATTCCTATCGTTGCCGATGGCCGTGATCTCATGGCCTGTGCCCAGACCGGTTCCGGTAAGACTGGTGGTTTCCTTTTCCCCATCCTTTCAGCTCTTTTCACCTACGGTCCTTCCGCTCCTCCCGTTGAGCAGGACACTGGCTACGGCTACAGGAGGACAAAGAAGGTTTACCCCACGGCCCTTGTTCTTGCCCCTACCCGAGAACTTGTGTCTCAGATTCACGAAGAGGCTCGTAAATTCGCCTACCGATCTTGGGTCCGACCTGCCGTCGTTTACGGTGGTGCCGACATTGGCTCCCAAATGCGCGCCCTCGACCGAGGATGTGACCTTCTTTCCGCCACCCCTGGTCGTCTTGTCGACTTGATTGAGCGAGGCAAGATCAGTCTTGCCAACGTCAAGTACCTCGTTCTTGACGAAGCCGACCGAATGCTTGACATGGGTTTCGAGCCTCAGATTAGAAGAATCGTTGATGAGGAAGACATGCCTGGCGTCCTCGACCGTCAGACTCTCATGTTCTCCGCCACCTTCCCTCGAGAGATTCAGAACCTTGCTCGAAGTTTCCTCAAGGAGTACATCTTCTTGACTGTCGGCCGAGTGGGTTCTACTTCCGAAAACATTACCCAGCGTGTCGAGTATGTCGACGACCAGGACAAGCGCTCGTTGCTTCTCGATTTGCTCCTTGCCGAACAGTCTGGCGGTTTGATCCTCGTCTTTGTCGAGACCAAGCGTATGGCCGACACTCTTTGTGACTTCCTCTGCTCTCGTCGACACAATGCCACTTCTATCCACGGTGACCGTACCCAGCGTGAGCGTGAAGCCGCTCTCTACGCATTCAAGTCCGGTCGTGCCCCCATTCTCGTTGCTACCGCCGTCGCCGCTCGAGGTCTCGATATCCCCAACGTCACTCACGTCATCCTCTACGATCTCCCCAACGACGTTGCCGAGTACACTCACCGTATCGGTCGAACTGGTCGTGCAGGAAACGTCGGTACTTCTActgccttcttcaaccGAGGAAACAGCAACATTGGTAAAGATTTGATTGAGCTCCTCAAAGAGGCGAATCAAGAAGTTCCTCAATGGCTTGTTGAGATCTCCTCCGAAAGGAGTTTcggtggtggcggtggtggcggtggtgggTACAGAGGAGGTCGAGGACGAAGCActggtggtggtggcggtggGAGGATGGGCGGACGAGATATGCGTCaaggtggtggtggtggtggcggcGGTTATGGGGGCGGTGGGTACGGCGGTGGTGCAAGGACTGGTGGGGGTTAcggaggtggtggtggtgccTCATGGGGTAATGGCGGTGGTTTCCCACCTGCCGGCGGCGACTCTGGCGCGAGCTGGTGGTAA
- a CDS encoding uncharacterized protein (Similar to TIGR gene model, INSD accession AAW41315.1) produces MSPQKRASDGPEPPAKRTHPFFTDGTPKEHGKFHASDPALIHFTHLDPFESLPKNSSESIDLSDSTPAPKRIPVAFYDLDGTLVKTRSGNDFPKSRDDWMWWHPSVPEKLKQEWEAGRHLVVISNQGSKKPKIKSEWRAKLPLIAAKMPNDVPLRILAATEQNNVYRKPNIGMFQAITEIYRTRGLEIDMEKSIFVGDAAGRSAKGSRKKDHGNTDYKFAINVGLRFVTPEEYFLGHPRPSFPEPPIGFRPRDLGSLNARHQFLTSSHRTLLSLARLTRR; encoded by the exons ATGTCCCCTCAGAAAAGAGCATCAGATGGGCCAGAGCCACCAGCAAAGAGGA CccatcccttcttcacaGATGGCACGCCAAAAGAACATGGCAAATTCCACGCTTCCGACCCTGCTCTCATCCACTTTACTCACCTCGATCCTTTCGAATCTTTACCAAAGAACTCTTCCGAATCCATCGATCTTTCCGATTCGACACCCGCCCCAAAAAGGATCCCTGTGGCATTTTATGACCTCGACGGTACACTGGTCAAGACACGGTCAGGAAACGATTTCCCCAAAAGCCGAGATGACTGGATGTGGTGGCACCCTTCTGTTCCCGAAAAGCTAAAGCAAGAATGGGAGGCTGGGAGGCATTTGGTCGTGATTTCGAATCAAGGAAGTAAGAAACCCAAAATCAAGAGTGAATGGCGGGCCAAGTTGCCTTTGATTGCAGCCAAG ATGCCGAACGATGTCCCATTGCGCATTTTAGCTGCGACAGAACAAAACAATGTCTACCGAAAACCCAATATTGGCATGTTCCAAGCCATCACCGAAATCTACCGCACCCGTGGCCTGGAGATTGATATGGAGAAATCCATCTTTGTTGGGGATGCTGCCGGTAGATCTGCCAAAGGGTCACGGAAGAAAGACCACGGCAATACGGATTACAAGTTTGCTATCAATGTTGGGCTAAGATTCGTCACACCGGAG GAATATTTCCTAGGTCATCCTCGTCCTTCTTTTCCCGAGCCTCCTATTGGCTTCCGGCCCCGCGACTTGGGCAGTCTCAACGCTC GCCATCAGTTCCTCACATCGTCCCATCGCACACTCCTATCACTCGCAAGGCTGACGAGGAGGTAG
- a CDS encoding Anthranilate phosphoribosyltransferase, putative (Similar to TIGR gene model, INSD accession AAW41316.1): MSATEYTPDTFKVILKKLVQSPEEFTAEDCAECFRHLCVQGASEAQAGAFLTALTLSGLDASPDIVAACASVLRQYAISVDGLASASQAKDLAHGMWDYRDSDKEGDGYTGLVDIVGTGGDGWDTYNVSTTAAVVVAGAGVRVAKHGSKAATSTSGSADLLLSLDCRLAFPVSEVHGFLDHSPFLFLFAAHYHPSLAHIAQIRRHLNFRTIFNILGPLINPSRPQRMVLGVAKKELGDTFAEVLRLLNVERALVVCGKEGLDEISCAGETWTWWLENGKITTGSIHPTKDFGLPTHPLSAVRGSTPELNALTFTSILQSSAPPSHLSSPPSPDSPSYAAILDYVLLNAAALLYVSGKAASYREGVELARESIESGGAWAAFEGFRDASKKAMGEYVDVKAVEDDGGVAAKNGAVKAWLTIKRSKGDTPRADRGE, encoded by the exons ATGTCGGCCACTGAATATACCCCGGACACGTTCAAAGTCATCCTCAAAAAGCTTGTCCAATCTCCTGAAGAGTTCACCGCAGAGGACTGTGCCGAGTGCTTCAGACATCTTTGCGTTCAAGGTGCTAGCGAGGCCCAG GCCGGTGCTTTCCTTACTGCTCTTACTCTTTCAGGCCTTGACGCCTCTCCCGACATCGTTGCCGCCTGCGCCTCCGTCCTCCGGCAATATGCCATCTCCGTCGACGGCCTCGCCTCTGCCTCTCAAGCTAAAGATTTAGCTCATGGCATGTGGGATTACCGGGATTCCGACAAAGAGGGTGATGGCTACACCGGTCTTGTGGACATTGTTGGGACGGGTGGCGATGGGTGGGATACGTATAATGTGTCTACGACAGCTGCTGTCGTCGTTGCAGGTGCTGGTGTGCGAGTGGCCAAG CATGGATCCAAGGCCGCTACCTCCACCTCTGGTTCTGCcgatcttcttctctccctcgACTGCCGACTCGCCTTCCCCGTCTCCGAAGTCCACGGCTTCCTCGACCAttctcccttcctcttcctctttgcCGCGCATTATCACCCTTCCCTCGCACACATTGCACAGATACGACGACATCTTAATTTCCGAACGATCTTCAACATTCTCGGCCCCTTGATTAACCCCTCGAGACCGCAGCGTATGGTTTTGGGTGTGGCTAAAAAGGAGCTGGGAGATACCTTTGCAGAGGTTTTGAGATTGTTGAATGTGGAGAGGGCATTGGTCGTTTGCGGGAAAGAGGGTTTGGATGAAATTAGCTGTGCTGGAGAGACCTGG ACTTGGTGGTTAGAAAACGGCAAGATTACTACAGGTTCTATCCACCCAACAAAAGACTTTGGTCTCCCCACCCACCCCCTTTCAGCTGTACGCGGCTCCACCCCCGAACTCAACGCACTCACTTTCACTTCCATCCTCCAGTCCTCCGCTCCTCCTTCCCACCTCTCTTCCCCCCCTTCTCCCGACTCCCCTTCATACGCTGCCATTTTGGATTACGTCCTTCTCAACGCCGCTGCGCTCTTGTACGTCTCCGGTAAAGCTGCTTCTTATAGAGAAGGTGTCGAGTTGGCGCGAGAGAGTATTGAGAGTGGTGGTGCCTGGGCGGCGTTTGAGGGGTTTAGGGACGCCAGTAAAAAGGCGATGGGTGAGTATGTGGATGTGAAGGCTGTagaggatgatggaggTGTGGCGGCGAAGAATGGTGCGGTGAAGGCTTGGTTGACCATCAAGAGGTCAAAGGGCGATACACCCAGAGCGGACAGGGGTGAATAA
- a CDS encoding uncharacterized protein (Similar to TIGR gene model, INSD accession AAW41317.1), whose protein sequence is MSSPEPEEPRRGSRIRKQVDKFDASQQDGKGKRKQIEDQEDDDHEGLITDPEDGSDHEPTPKKKKPTAPRKPRASAGTTKKRGPKAKTKPTAEGTKENVEKTDSPLFNALQQPDIALQPLIDEWIETYQQAAGDETSEQKSIHELVVFFIRCCGMATEIEQAEATDDDGIPDVIERVQDESVRVALATYPLISKAKNFKPFKSNLNEFISHLISSLALTPILFHTADNTPHSSLLIPLLLNWLMCMSSSTLRPIRHTSTYMTLKINSALCDVAADVSKDLSVKQRQRDAEVRKAGATNAAQKRMQAAEDRVKEVQERKQTLEELMQEIFDVMFVHRVRDADPNIRTDCLRELGVWAKKYPDYYVSTSYLSYFTRGCNDTHAHARLETVKALANLYSRETFINNARTLTMRLAPRVIEMATRDVDLNVRVVALQAITLIDKTGILQDEEDEERDKVAKLVFDQEPRIRKAAGGFILGLWEERKEALKAVWSGLRANKKRRAAKITEDEMSHYLDWKSLAAVLLYTSKSLDDPSEQPTSLKQTPLIPFLPNQQMTRATAAVESIGAEHELWKDWESLVNYLLVDHSTNEEDMWLLRDDEETFMLQVLLACIRREENEEDGPDRTKTLIKVLPRLFAKHQGDVGRMAGILSIPGHMKLSLYLDMRMSSAYESLWDDISKQFLQYTSPIILTASISAISHLVANSSLSSINEAKLSELHESLFASLRDAIGSEDVALVTLEDEQISQLEAILLRITLLQRSMDLVDVMEDEEGQQSSGWDIICAFADRGKLGYKEEATMVDYAVQIIFLHVTWLFKRFTKEDTQDATRVDFLSTRRDTALQTFNQLFLGETTNTASAVRCQAFISFINTYVLFTKRAEGKGGAPASDVCSVAMPDEVQHRLGGTFQAVIEKYASVVETRSAGREESQQLLELTPDEIQEDFHFFQLVSVFVGAIRCGVLEVEHAKEPLAHYGRFGPTYDAIVKKLIDVLRDEGIYNKEADTVQHVAGSALQQSFNIFLDSEEDEPIAPLALARVIATAFVIHGSQFAVLRQLHPSDVCDFHLEALDFVSRKLSTTVKQEGNARNKEQKSRLTKKKWAVLTFFKMLIPLLGPVTGKDALKIKAHLEDVIDSSGVQLTTNKGWDGYRAYEKRLIGIASKDPNVKMASKKVVEREGTEQGDEEDVEEVDDEEAEREKTPTAQTRPKPKGRRRSNTITHPSPSAVSTESSLTPAPSSSPAHKGLLSPSQQAGPQGQKHAREDSLDLQLTPPPADNEAGDLQLDLDLDLDGIGPSQRVEEVAVEPEQPSLKRRKTRRG, encoded by the exons ATGTCTTCACCAGAGCCGGAGGAACCTCGTAGGGGATCAAGGATAAGGAAGCAGGTTGACAAGTTTGATGCAAGTCAACAGG ACGGGAAGGGCAAGAGAAAGCAAATTGAAGACCAGGAGGATGACGATCACGAGGGTTTGATCACAGACCCGGAAGATGGGTCTGATCATGAACCAACTCccaaaaagaagaagccgaCGGCACCTCGGAAACCTCGAGCTTCTGCGGGTACTACAAAGAAGCGCGGACCAAAGGCAAAGACAAAGCCTACCGCTGAAGGCACGAAGGAGAACGTGGAAAAGACGGATTCGCCTTTATTTA ATGCCCTCCAACAACCCGATATTGCCCTGCAACCTCTTATTGATGAGTGGATCGAGACCTACCAACAAGCCGCTGGTGATGAGACATCAGAGCAAAAATCCATTCACGAACTGGTTGTCTTCTTTATTCGATGTTGCGGTATGGCTACCGAGATCGAGCAAGCTGAAGCGACGGATGACGATGGTATCCCGGATGTCATCGAGCGGGTGCAGGATGAAAGCGTACGGGTAGCGTTGGCGACTTACCCCTTAATTTCCAAAGCAAAGAACTTTAAGCCCTTCAAATCCAATTTGAACGAGTTTATCTCGCACCTCATCTCATCGCTCGCTCTCACGCCTATCCTGTTCCACACTGCTGACAATACTCCTCACTCGTCTCTGCTCAtcccccttctcctcaacTGGCTGATGTGTATGTCATCATCAACTCTTCGACCCATCCGTCATACCTCAACATACATGACGCTCAAAATAAACTCGGCTTTGTGTGATGTTGCTGCGGATGTGAGCAAGGACCTGAGCGTTAAGCAAAGACAGCGAGATGCAGAGGTCAGAAAAGCTGGAGCTACAAATGCAGCGCAGAAGAGGATGCAAGCTGCCGAGGACAGGGTCAAGGAAGTACAAGAGAGAAAGCAAACTTTGGAAGAGTTGATGCAGGAGATTTTTGATGT GATGTTCGTCCACCGAGTCCGCGATGCTGACCCCAACATCCGAACCGATTGTCTGCGTGAATTGGGTGTTTGGGCCAAAAAATATCCAGACTATTACGTCTCGACTTCTTATCTCTCCTATTTCACCCGTGGCTGCAACGATACCCACGCTCACGCCCGACTTGAGACTGTCAAAGCCCTTGCCAATCTTTACAGCCGGGAAACCTTTATTAATAATGCTCGAACCTTGACGATGCGTTTAGCGCCTAGGGTGATTGAGATGGCCACGAGGGATGTGGATTTGAATGTGAGGGTGGTGGCTTTGCAGGCGATCACACTTATAGACAAGACGGGTATCCTGCAGGACgaggaggacgaagaaAGAGATAAAGTGGCCAAGCTTGTTTTTGACCAGGAGCCTCGAATTCGGAAAGCTGCAGGAGGGTTCATTCTTGGTTTgtgggaagagaggaaagaagcCCTCAAAGCAGTCTGGTCTGGTCTGAGGGCGAATAAGAAGAGGCGTGCAGCAAAGATTACCGAAGACGAAATGTCCCACTACCTCGACTGGAAATCCTTGGCTGCAGTTCTACTCTACACTTCCAAATCTCTCGACGACCCTTCTGAACAACCCACTTCTCTAAAGCAAACGCCACTTATTCCATTTTTACCCAACCAACAGATGACAAGAGCGACTGCTGCTGTCGAATCTATTGGTGCCGAGCACGAGCTGTGGAAAGACTGGGAGAGCTTGGTAAATTATCTTTTGGTCGATCACTCGACAAACGAAGAAGATATGTGGCTCCTGCGTGATGACGAGGAAACGTTCATGTTGCAGGTGCTTTTGGCTTGTATCAGGCGggaggagaatgaagaggatggcCCCGATAGAACCAAAACGTTGATAAAGGTTTTGCCTCGGTTATTTGCTAAGCATCAAGGTGATGTTGGTCGAATGGCTGGAATTCTTTCTATTCCTGGACACATGAAGCTCAGTCTTTACCTTGACATGCGCATGTCCTCT GCCTATGAATCCCTCTGGGATGACATCAGTAAACAATTCCTCCAATATACTTCCCCTATCATCCTCACAGCATCCATTTCTGCTATCAGCCATTTGGTCGCCAACTCTTCCCTTTCATCTATCAACGAAGCTAAGCTTTCTGAATTACACGAGTCTCTCTTTGCCTCTCTAAGAGATGCGATTGGCTCTGAAGACGTTGCGCTTGTCACTTTGGAAGACGAGCAGATCAGCCAGTTGGAAGCAATCTTGCTGAGGATAACGTTACTGCAGAGAAGTATGGATTTGGTGGATGtgatggaggatgaggagggaCAACAGAGTAGCGGATGGGATATCATCTGTGCCTTTGCTGACAGGGGCAAATTGGGATACAAGGAGGAAGCTACT ATGGTGGATTATGCTGTTCAAATCATCTTTCTCCATGTTACTTGGCTCTTCAAGCGGTTCACTAAGGAAGATACCCAAGATGCCACAAGGGTTGATTTCCTTTCCACTCGACGCGATACTGCCCTTCAGACTTTTAACCAGCTTTTCCTTGGAGAAACAACCAATACTGCCAGTGCTGTACGATGTCAAGCCTTTATCTCTTTCATCAACACGTATGTACTGTTCACCAAACGTGCAGAGGGTAAGGGCGGAGCACCAGCGAGCGATGTTTGTTCTGTGGCGATGCCAGACGAAGTCCAACATAGGCTGGGAGGGACATTCCAGGCAGTGATTGAGAAATATGCTTCCGTCGTGGAGACAAGATCAGCAGGGCGGGAAGAGAGTCAGCAAC TCCTCGAGCTTACTCCTGATGAGATCCAGGAGGATTTCCACTTTTTCCAACTCGTTTCGGTTTTTGTTGGTGCCATCCGATGTGGTGTCCTCGAAGTTGAACATGCCAAGGAACCCCTTGCCCATTATGGTCGTTTCGGTCCAACGTACGATGCGATCGTCAAGAAGCTCATTGACGTACTTCGAGACGAGGGCATATACAACAAGGAGGCAGACACGGTACAGCACGTTGCAGGAAGCGCGTTGCAACAGTCCTTCAACATCTTTCTCGACTCTGAGGAAGACGAACCAATTGCTCCTCTGGCTCTTGCCCGTGTTATTGCCACTGCCTTCGTCATCCATGGTTCCCAATTCGCTGTCCTGCGACAATTGCATCCATCTGATGTCTGTGACTTCCACCTCGAAGCACTTGACTTCGTTTCCCGAAAACTTTCAACCACCGTCAAGCAAGAAGGAAATGCAAGGAACAAGGAGCAAAAGTCTAGATTGACAAAGAAAAAGTGGGCAGTGCTCACATTCTTCAAGATGCTCATCCCTCTTCTTGGTCCTGTAACTGGTAAAGACGCTCTCAAGATCAAGGCTCATCTTGAAGATGTAATCGATTCTTCTGGAGTGCAACTGACAACCAATAAGGGTTGGGATGGCTACCGAGCGTACGAAAAGAGATTAATAGGAATCGCAAGCAAGGACCCGAATGTGAAGATGGCGAGCAAGAAGGTTGTAGAGAGGGAGGGTACTGAGCAGGGTGACGAAGAGGATGTCGAAGAAGtagatgatgaagaagctgaGCGTGAGAAGACTCCAACAGCACAAACTCGGCCGAAGCCAAAAGGCAGGAGGAGGTCAAACACTATTACTCACCCCTCACCCTCTGCGGTATCTACTGAGTCCTCCCTTACCCCTGCTCCCTCCTCATCCCCTGCTCATAAAGGATTACTATCCCCCTCTCAACAAGCTGGGCCGCAAGGGCAAAAACACGCCCGCGAGGATTCACTCGACCTTCAACTTACTCCCCCGCCAGCAGACAATGAAGCAGGTGATTTGCAGCTGGATTTGGACCTTGATTTGGATGGAATAGGGCCATCTCAAAGGGTGGAAGAGGTGGCTGTAGAGCCTGAACAACCGTCATTGAAGCGACGGAAAACAAGGAGGGGTTaa